The genomic segment aagtacggcccaatgacgacgccgacccataaaccgcacaaaactgtaattttttcgggatgcaatgatgactcatgcaGTACGTATGTATTGCTCTCTGatcaataacgcatatttttcttatttacgaagccattcagccagagTGAGCCTTATCGTAGCGCTCTTAAcgttgaggccactgactcgcaatttcggtagtaaatttttataatttcgactcgttgttggctctggtatctttccatcatgaaatggcaaaccttactaaagagaaatgtcaaaagatatttcgaggtgttacaaacggaatgacgaaattagtataccccccaccctATGTTAGAGGGTATGCAAACTCTTACTACTTAAGCATAATTGCTTTCGAGGTAATAACGCCGGCTCAAAGTTATTTTGTTCATacgcaattttttgttttcataggtCTGAGTTAAACAATTCAAACCTTCAAGACGAAACGATAGTCTAATCGTTGTTAGAATACCAATTTAGATTGCTAGGTTATTAAGCATACACGGCCTAGAATCCTACCCAGCAAATCCTATCCTGCAGTTTTTAAAATTGCATTGTTTTAGGAAACATTTAACAAGTGTTGTTTTTAAGGCCAAAGCAACACTGAGTCGAAACGTCCATTTCTAACAATTGCCTACATTAAATCGCCATATACATGTATTTGAATTTTGCAGCTTCTCAATTGccgaaatattgaaattttactcGATCTTCGTgagtaaaattcaataatttatatCGGCCGGttcactttagaaaaaaatttcacagtGGAATATCATTTAGTGAAGTTTCTTACCGGGAGTAGTCACATAGTTAACCGGCTCTTACTGTTTCCGTGCCAGCTGCTGTATTCGGCCTGAAGCTCATCCAATTGCTCTTAGAAATATAAATATTGTAACTGGACACTAGGCAGTgttaaagaattttcatttTCGCGTACTGTTTCTACAGAAATTACTTTTATATAAtcgaattttcacaaaaatttgacTGGAAAgtaataaaatgcaaaaaaactcaAATTGTTGACAAAAACAgctgtgtttattttttttttttgacaaatattgGGTTTCTATAAAGTTGCCACACTCGCATTGTTTCGTATGTCATCTATTTGTAatttaaaaagaagaagaagagctgtTCCCATCCATTGCGTGTTTAAGCTTAACGAAAATAAATgtgtattaattaaaaaatatatgtgtTAGCGAAAATTGTGGGGGGCTGCAGATTTTCTGGGGGTGACTAAGCCCCCCTCACCAGGTGTAAGCACCTGAAATCCACTGGTtctacagtagcgtgattagaccaattcttACTCCCGCCTCAGGTGGACTTACAATACCAGGcttgaaccaatttaggggcgtggaatggagaacaatttctgacttagattttttaGGATACTTTTTAGAGTTTAGAGAGTTGATTTCTGGTTTAGATATATGTCTATAGTGCAGAGGTGGGCAAATACACACATACTATTGCTAGGTGGGCTTGGAAATAGTGTATACATGTGTTAGTGTGCCCACCACTACCATAGTGGtgtgaggcggattaatatccgcatcctcctTTCGACTTACCCTAAAGGTGCTTAAAATGATATAATCTTCAACTCTCCTACCGTTCGACGTCTTCAATGCGATTTTATAACTGTTCTTTGCTCGgtttttgtaattaaaattatGCTTGCATTAGTTCAGCGTATGTATGCACTTTACTTCAGTTGTTGGCTCTTGCAGCCATTTAGTTCACAAATGGCAACTCTAAAATGACATCTGGCTTTTAATCTGTTTAGCCGTGATAAGaaacaaattttctcttaatttttttttaaatttcgccTTTTTTAGTGTTTTTGAGTGAGCCTTATTTTTCATTTACGTGGAAAACTCATTAGAAGGTAAACACTTTTGTAAAATACCTGTAAAATTATTATAACAAACATCATAATTTCCCATAATACTCTTGGTCACTCTCtgtctctgtctctctctctctctctctcacgctCTTCTTTTCAATGGCTTTGTGGTATTCACCTCCACCTCTCTCAGTTGAAAATGAAAAGCTTAACGCCATATCTGTTCATCGTGTAGCAAGCAGAACAGTTGGTGTGCATTATTAAATTGCAACAACGCTTGATGTATACCCATGAAaaccaaagagcgtaagataaTCAAGAGagagtttctgctttgtcttccccgtaccgtaaaataactctcgttaaagacacaacatttttattgtattccaattggattcacattgagggctgcaacattttcgggttattctgttttgattcgagcattcgttcgaacattttttcgtattttgctttgtttctttgcaaccgaaagttgcaataaaggaaaaacgaaatatcgtgagcaattcaaatatgttgtgtctttaaattttgtcactcgtcatcacgtattgccctctaacgccagctcttactttcttacgctctttgatgAAAACGAGgataaaaacaaaacgaaaagtaTTTTGAAAGAGCGAAAAAGTGTAATGTGGTGTGAAAAAAAAGCTTTAATGTTTTCCCAGCCACAACAGAAGAACGCTTGAGTCgtgaaaatgtgtaaaaaaggatttttcatattgtcggtCGGTTGGTCGGTCCCTTCTTGGCTTCGTGTGCTTTAACATattctatgtgcaaaaatttttatggaattccTAAAGTGAAAGTGAAAcgtaatttttttccatgaaTTTAACAAAAGTGTGTTTTAAAGAAAGTCTGTTGGATGAAATGCCAGAATAATTGACAATTCTCAGCCAATAATAAAAGTATAATCAAATATGTATTAGAAGTTTGTTTGTTCTATAATGTGTTCTTTTCCTTAGTGGCGTATAGAGACAGTCATGGGACATTAAAGTGAAATCTCTGCATTGTCAACAGCAACGGTCCGACAAATAGAAGGACATGATATAATCAAGCCAATGGCATAAAGATTAATTAACAAGCCAACCAACCAAATTTTAGTGAGGAATATTCACACCAGAGTGAAGTCCTCCACACGGCATTTGGGAAAGTAATTcctaacaataacaacaacaacattaatagTTGTAAAGTATGCCCCACAACACTTTCACCATTGTCAGCGCCATCGACGACGGAGACGTGGACCACGAGTATCAAACAGCCAAATACGAAGAGaaggacaacaacaacagcagccatAGTGACGACGAGAACGTCAGCGTTAGTGCCAAAGCCATCATTAGGCGTGCTAAAATCCCCGCACGACGACAACAAATGCCACCTTTGGATCAAGTTGATGACTACTGCAAAATccaaatatccaaatatgtgtgcaaaataccACAGCCTTTACAATTTGGCTAAACAGTAGGCCCAAGTGCACCAACCACATGCCAACGAACAACACAAGGGTGCTACGAGCCTACGAAAAAGGATACATAAACCAACATCCATAAACAAAAGTATGGTTAGATGTTTGGCGGTGGTCCTACAGCAACTACCCACAATAACACCATTATCATCACCACACACTAGGAGAAACATAACAGACCAGCCATCAAACCAGCAAAGGCAAAGGCATAGGCAACGGCAGCAGTCAGAGTCACAGTCACACAGCAACTAACTTGAGCGAAAAGTGTCCTTGTAATTTTTTGAAGTATCAACGACTACGaccacgacgacgacgacgacgactacGGCAACTACAACGACAACCATACCCATAATAAATCGTGGTTGCCCATATCCTACTGAATTGTGCACACCattcattttttgttgttgttttggtgcGATTGAATGTTGGCGGGGTGTCTCCCTTCCCCGTGTTGGCTTGTATCCAAATTTTAGGGAAAATCAATGAATCGAAATGAAGGCGACGATGACGACGACTAAGAGCGGCATAGTTAAACacatttccaaatgaaatttcaatttttaaagagaaCACAAAGGCAGCAACGcaactttttttcaattgatTAATTCTAAATCTCCAATACTAAATTCAAACGTCAAGCAGCCACAGAAAAATTGACACCACATAATTTAACGCATTATCATTTCGTATGACATGATTTTCCACAAGATGACATTTTTCGAAGGGACAACAACTTAAGGGGGATAGAATGATTACAAAGTCTGAACTTTGATTGCTAAGCAAAACAAATGAAACACAACttctaaataaagctttaaagaAACGGACAAAGACAGAGTGTCCTTAGATGCCACAGCTGCAAGAGATTTTAGCTGAAAAGAAAGTAAGAGAAACATTGTGTGATAAAGAAAATCTCTGTAAAACAAATTCCTAGTGCAATTAACTAACTTGAGTGCAATTAATGTTAAAGAATCTATGTTACCGGTTAAGGATCAATTCAATTATTATATAATCAAAAGTAAGGAGAAGAAACAGCTTAAAGAGCTGTTGGTTTTGCTAAGGAAACTAAACGTCTTGAAggacaataaaaacaacaataacaataacagcAGCAACAGAAACAGCAACACTACAACGTCATGATACGTGGTAGTCGTAATTTAATATCGCCATCGCTTGCCTCCCAAGAAGACTTAGAAAAGGCCCAACACCATAACCACCATGTCATAGACCATGCCGGTGACAATGATACCAGTTTCGAAATCGATGAGCCCGACGATGAAGAAGTTGACCAAGACATTGAACATCGAGGCAGTGTGAACACTAGCAAAAGAGGAGACTTCAAAGAAGACCTCGATTCCGACGAGGAAGACGATGAAATATCTGACAATAAAACTGATGGGTTAAGTACTCCCACAAATGAAGCCAAAACACCCAATAgacatacaacaacaacaacagggagTTCGGTAAGGAAAAAATGTCTAACAACCACCACCACGGCCATAATACAAAATGAAAGGCCAACAACAATGGGGGCGGCGGGGGAAGACATTGATGTCATCATTAACAGCAACAGCAATGACACCACAACTGAAATGCCTCAATGCAGTAATGCAGCATTTTGTGCCTCCATACAAGATGATATATCCAATGAAGATCTATCGGATGCCTCTTGTGACTCATATACCTTTTCTTCCACACCCACCACAGCCGATGTAGCCGATGTCTCGGCGGCAGCAGCACTAAATCGTTTTAGTCACAACAGCAGCAGTGGGGGCAGTAGAGGAAGCGGTAGTGGCAGTAGCACCCATAAAGCGCCTCCccaaaatcatcatcatcaaaattTACCCGCTTACCTAggccatatagctgccaatgcTGCCGATGATAATATCTCAGGTTCCTTggccacaacaacaaccgaaATTGATTTAGACAATACCGCGAATACCCCCTCAATAAGTCCCAATCTGGGAGCAAACCGTTCCACTGGCCGAGGAAGTGTGGGTCATGGCAGTTCTGGAGTTGCACACCCCTCCGCCTCCACCTCCACGTCTCAAGCACAAACGTCCTCCAGCAATCATCATCCTGCCACTCATCGTAGAGTTAACTCAACGGTATTGAATATACCCACCATGCTTCTAACCCATCCTAGTGCAGCTCTGCAGGAGAGTGTACCCATACGTGGTTCCACCTCATTAGATTTGCCCACTACCAGTGGCGGTAATCGTCGCAATCATCAGCGTTCGTTATCAGCAGCTTCGCATCGTTCCGTCATTTCACAGCATTCAGTGCACACGGCCAATACCACACTATCGATTGTAGAACCAAAAAGTCGCATATGGAGCTCCTTGAGTTGGATATGTGTTCGTTTTCAGGTGATTATATCAAAGTTTACTATTGTAGTGTCGATATTTGTAATAATAGTGCCATCCTCCATAGAATGGGGGCATTCACACCTTGTTACACCTCAAAgtatgcaatgaaattttgcacacactgaaaaaaaaagattagctaacttaatttaaagatgatcaattttccaactttttaaggaaatattccctttggtgaaaactattttcctttatattattgaatttttattttaaatggtaggttacacaagacaaaaatctaaagtgAAGGTCAAAATATTGTTGAAAGTTTGGAAATTGACTTTGGGATAAGGCAAAAGTGTACCATAGTaaaagacgcaaaatagccttcatagaggttaagatgctaagtttaaaaatagaatttttcagAAAATAATACCTCTGAAGTacccccagttccttaatggaatgttcatgggcaaatttgcgtttCAAGTACAATAAAAATCAATCACcgatcaaaatttgaagcgcATGGTCATGTCCCTTAGTAAATAGATATAACCTTTATTTTAAAGTGTTGGTTCTTTGGTTCGTTTTCGTTGCTTAAATCTTACGAATAATGAAAGATTTTAAATTTACGGTCAACTTTTTTCAGTTCACTTCTTCATACTTCTTATTGAGATTGCAAATTGTCCacatcggttcaggtttggatatagcccctctATAAAGTGGTCCATCGGTTTGACTCCTTGAAACCCGAGAAGCCTCAATAGTAATccagtttggctgaaatgttgcacatagttcattatgaattccaataaacgtgccaagtatggtccatatcggtgtataacctgatataactgccatataaacccatctcccgatttgacatcttgagcacctgtaagccgcaattgttattcgatttggcatgtgatagcatgtgttgggcatgtggggaagatgatgagacgttggagtatttcccggctttcgcggttaaCAGACTTAGGAGACACACAATATcagaaatgaaccaacttaggggcggaaaatattgggttgcccaaaaagtaattgcggatttttcatatagtcggcgttgacaaattttttcacagcttgtgactgtaattgcattctttcttctgtcagttatcagctgttacttttagcttgctttagaaaaaacgtgtaaaaaagtatatttgattaaagttcattctaagttttattaaaaatgcatttactttcttttgtaaaattactttttgggcaacccaataattaggGATCTTGTTaatagcacagaattcctgtcTTAGATATTCTTTTTTGACGTTACATTTTAGTATTATTGGGGcatacaacaagccgattactggctttggtgtatgtcaTAGTGCCATAGggcgccctcttttcaacctagcctaacttttcgatttggctgaaattttgcataccatagggcgccctcttttcaacatagccaaactattcgatttggctgaaattttgcatgccgtcTTCTTTCCCAACAGCCTTGCGGCCAAAagcggtctatgacctgatatagctctcgaaTAGCCTTCTACGGCCCGTAGAAGTTACGATATTTGTCtgacttggcagaaatttggtacataaatTACAATGTAAgcatttcaaaattatgtggcctaatctagacttaaagatgTCTACCGCTTTGCCGGTGCTGGCTTGAACAGACGTGTCCGTCATTTTGTTCgtaatgacaggtcactgtctgatcggataacatgctgacagactgaaggatgTCAGTAACgatttttgccgaagctgtgaggacgtgtgtcccgcactggcagtcggaaggagttccactttaggttctcatttctatgagaacttgtctgatttagcggatgtgaacattcgcaaaatGGTGGGcttttggatggttcaacggtaggaactagaaggcatcctctcttgtcagagggtggcaatgctggcttgcttgGCTGTGTTTAGAactgtttcgacagatgcactacaggtattgcttgAAGCGCCGTCGTTTGATTTACTCGTGAGTTCCATGGCCGTTCTGTATAGTGGGAAAAAGTGCGTTAGTGCTTCTGAGATTGCAGATGGGGATGTTAGGCGGCTCAAGGcactc from the Stomoxys calcitrans chromosome 1, idStoCalc2.1, whole genome shotgun sequence genome contains:
- the LOC106090785 gene encoding uncharacterized protein LOC106090785, with the protein product MIRGSRNLISPSLASQEDLEKAQHHNHHVIDHAGDNDTSFEIDEPDDEEVDQDIEHRGSVNTSKRGDFKEDLDSDEEDDEISDNKTDGLSTPTNEAKTPNRHTTTTTGSSVRKKCLTTTTTAIIQNERPTTMGAAGEDIDVIINSNSNDTTTEMPQCSNAAFCASIQDDISNEDLSDASCDSYTFSSTPTTADVADVSAAAALNRFSHNSSSGGSRGSGSGSSTHKAPPQNHHHQNLPAYLGHIAANAADDNISGSLATTTTEIDLDNTANTPSISPNLGANRSTGRGSVGHGSSGVAHPSASTSTSQAQTSSSNHHPATHRRVNSTVLNIPTMLLTHPSAALQESVPIRGSTSLDLPTTSGGNRRNHQRSLSAASHRSVISQHSVHTANTTLSIVEPKSRIWSSLSWICVRFQSSGIGAPSVHHAMVVIFLEFFAWGLLTMPVISVLNQTFPEHTFLMNGLVMGIKGILSFLSAPLIGALSDIWGRKFFLLITVFFTCAPIPLMTINTWWFFAMISISGIFAVTFSVVFAYVADVTTVEERSKAYGLVSATFAASLVISPALGAVLMERYSDTLVVALATAIAVLDVFFILVAVPESLPDKVRPSSWGAPINWEQADPFAALRKVGTDHTVLMQCVTVLLSYLPEAGQYSCIFVYLKLKMGFNTMEVAIFIAVVGILSISVQVTLGCFMR